Proteins encoded together in one Hevea brasiliensis isolate MT/VB/25A 57/8 chromosome 16, ASM3005281v1, whole genome shotgun sequence window:
- the LOC110632153 gene encoding V-type proton ATPase subunit E: MNDADVSKQIQQMVRFIRQEAEEKANEISVSAEEEFNIEKLQLVEAEKKKIRQEYERKEKQVEVRKKIEYSMQLNASRIKVLQAQDDVVNAMKEAAGKDLLNVSGDHHVYKELLKDLIVQSLLRLKEPSVLLRCRKDDLHLVESILDSAKQEYAEKVNVHAPEIIVDNRVYLPPAPSHHNAHGPYCSGGVVLASRDGKIVCENTLDARLDVLFRKKLPEIRKRLFGQVAA, encoded by the exons ATGAACGATGCAGATGTCTCCAAGCAGATCCAGCAGATGGTCAGATTCATCCGCCAGGAAGCCGAAGAGAAGGCCAACGAGATATCAGTTTCTGCTGAAGAA GAATTCAATATTGAGAAGTTGCAGCTGGTAGAGGCAGAGAAGAAGAAGATCAGGCAAGAGTATGAGCGTAAAGAGAAGCAAGTCGAAGTTCGAAAGAAGAT TGAGTACTCCATGCAGCTTAATGCTTCTCGAATTAAAGTTCTTCAAGCCCAAGATGATGTGGTTAATGCCATGAAAGAGGCAGCAGGAAAGGATCTTCTGAATGTGAGCGGTGATCATCATGTGTATAAAGAGCTTCTGAAAGATCTGATAGTTCAG AGTTTGCTCAGACTGAAGGAGCCTTCTGTCTTGCTGCGCTGCCGAAAAGATGACCTGCATTTGGTGGAGTCTATCCTGGATTCAGCAAAGCAGGAATATGCAGAGAAAGTAAATGTTCATGCGCCAGAAATCATAGTTGATAATCGTGTCTATCTTCCACCTGCTCCTAGCCATCATAATGCCCATGGTCCTTACTG CTCTGGAGGTGTAGTCCTGGCTTCTCGAGATGGGAAAATTGTGTGTGAGAACACCCTTGATGCACGGTTAGATGTTTTGTTTCGTAAAAAGCTTCCTGAG ATCCGCAAGAGGCTTTTTGGTCAGGTTGCCGCATGA
- the LOC110632145 gene encoding receptor homology region, transmembrane domain- and RING domain-containing protein 1 translates to MREALFRCVLLFVCYVIQLTSATVVLKPFFFSFPDLPAKFAVGLNRSGICGALQVANPLDACSSLHNRFGFNETEQVRIALIERGECPFENKIRNAQNGGFRAAIVYDDRDKRNLVYMMMNPEGIKVHAVFVSKLAGEILKEHARGKESECCIYLSHSDTAWTVLAISFLSLLVILAFLIIAFVMPRHWPNWQRTHFHCKIVDVRMLEGLPRFTFHSTHLNCNHSGETCAICLEDYKDGEILKVLPCQHEFHSSCVDSWLTKWGTFCPVCKFDMKSKFVYSEIKRGIWLQNQSSVYLGGPFEQHFKCLTRVYEVHRSLPIENEWVQQTAAVAALNQPAHIPAAGFLRQTQQTATRSGTKIQLIPKFCVGLFDMGFYLGLISCGLFLLLLINYSSEAEVVTVDVKAAKGLLESGYVYVDVRMVEEFKKGHVHAEKIFNVPYMFKTPVGWLKNPKFLKEISAVCKEDDHLVVGCQSGGRSRHATADLLSAGFKDVSNMGGGYLAWMDNKYPLKVEENVGRGFICCNKEF, encoded by the exons atGAGAGAAGCCTTATTTCGATGTGTATTGCTATTTGTTTGTTACGTTATTCAATTAACTTCGGCTACTGTTGTTCTGAAacccttcttcttttcctttccagACCTTCCCGCCAAATTTG CTGTGGGACTCAATAGGTCTGGCATATGTGGAGCTTTGCAAGTGGCGAATCCGCTAGATGCTTGTTCTTCGCTGCACAATCGTTTTGGGTTCAACGAAACTGAGCAAGTAAGAATCGCTTTGATTGAAAGAGGTGAATGCCCTTTTGAGAATAAAATTCGAAATGCTCAAAATGGGGGATTTCGTGCTGCAATTGTCTATGATGATAGAGATAAGAGGAATTTGGTTTACA TGATGATGAACCCTGAGGGCATCAAGGTGCATGCTGTTTTTGTTTCTAAGCTAGCTGGTGAAATTTTAAAGGAGCATGCTCGAGGGAAAGAATCTGAATGTTGCATTTACCTGTCTCATAGTGATACAGCGTGGACCGTTTTAGCAATATCGTTTCTTTCTCTTCTTGTTATATTAGCTTTCCTCATAATAGCCTTTGTCATGCCCAGACACTGGCCAAATTGGCAGCGAACACATTTTCACTGCAAAATTGTGGATGTGCGGATGCTGGAAGGCCTTCCCCGCTTCACATTCCACTCCACTCATTTGAATTGTAATCACAGTGGGGAAACTTGTGCTATTTGCCTTGAGGATTACAAAGATGGGGAAATTCTTAAAGTTCTTCCTTGCCAACATG AATTTCATTCAAGCTGTGTGGATTCATGGCTGACTAAGTGGGGGACATTCTGCCCAGTGTGCAAGTTTGATATGAAAAGCAAATTTGTATATTCTGAG ATCAAGAGGGGAATCTGGCTTCAGAATCA ATCTTCTGTTTATCTGGGAGGTCCTTTTGAACAGCATTTTAAGTGTCTAACTCGTGTCTACGAAG TGCACCGTAGTCTTCCCATAGAAAATGAATGGGTGCAACAAACAGCAGCAGTTGCCGCTCTAAATCAGCCCGCACATATACCAGCAGCTGGTTTTCTAAGGCAAACCCAGCAAACAGCCACCAGATCTGGAACCAAAATTCAACTG ATACCTAAGTTTTGTGTAGGATTATTTGATATGGGTTTTTATCTGGGTTTGATCTCTTGTGGGTTGTTTCTTCTCCTTCTGATAAATTATAGCTCAGAAGCTGAAGTCGTCACTGTTGATGTTAAGGCAGCCAAGGGTCTTCTCGAGTCTGGTTACGTTTATGTGGATGTTAG GATGGTGGAGGAGTTCAAGAAAGGGCATGTACATGCAGAGAAGATATTCAACGTTCCTTACATGTTCAAGACTCCAGTAG GATGGTTGAAAAATCCAAAATTCTTGAAGGAGATTTCAGCTGTTTGCAAGGAGGATGATCATCTTGTTGTG GGCTGTCAAAGTGGAGGCAGATCTCGGCATGCAACTGCTGATCTTCTTAGTGCT GGTTTCAAGGATGTGAGCAACATGGGAGGAGGTTATCTTGCTTGGATGGATAATAAGTATCCCCTAAAAGTGGAAGAGAATGTTGGAAGAGGCTTCATCTGCTGCAATAAAGAGTTTTAA
- the LOC110632144 gene encoding uncharacterized protein LOC110632144, whose product MESEASTAAKIDNSNKDPAWKYVHLVNPNKRNDVACNFCSKVTKGGIFRAKQHLVGGFRNATMCKKCPTHVREELQEYMQQKTSAKTLDKLPNYEDVEILEDDEDEDDVGTILRGSKGNSNVQKKARTKGPIDLYFAKSAAKAVQDRKNSKLKQTTINEACKKELRKKACKDIARWMYDAKIPFNSVNYPSFQVMVESVGQFGIGMKAPSFHEVRVTLLNEEAAEVKNSLKSYEEEWAKYGCSIMADGWTNKKQKTLINFLVNSPKRTVFMESVDASEYSKTGDKMYDLLNRFVERVGEANVVQVVIDNVSNYVLAGN is encoded by the coding sequence ATGGAATCGGAAGCATCTACCGCTGCTAAAATTGACAATAGCAACAAAGATCCCGCATGGAAATATGTCCACTTGGTGAATCCAAACAAAAGAAATGATGTTGCTTGTAACTTTTGTAGCAAAGTTACAAAAGGAGGGATATTTCGAGCTAAACAGCATTTAGTTGGAGGATTTCGAAATGCTACAATGTGTAAGAAGTGTCCAACACATGTGCGTGAAGAGCTACAAGAGTATATGCAGCAAAAGACTTCAGCAAAGACCTTAGATAAATTGCCTAATTATGAGGATGTTGAAATTCTTGAAGatgatgaagatgaagatgatgttGGGACAATTCTTAGAGGCTCAAAAGGAAATAGTAACGTTCAAAAGAAGGCAAGGACAAAGGGTCCAATAGATTTATATTTTGCCAAAAGTGCTGCAAAGGCAGTACAAGATAGAAAAAATTCAAAGCTGAAGCAAACCACTATTAATGAGGCATGTAAAAAAGAATTGCGAAAAAAAGCATGTAAGGATATAGCTCGATGGATGTATGATGCGAAAATTCCTTTTAATTCTGTCAAttatccaagttttcaagttATGGTGGAGTCTGTTGGACAATTTGGGATTGGTATGAAAGCACCTAGTTTTCATGAGGTGCGGGTTACCTTATTGAATGAAGAAGCTGCTGAGGTGAAGAATTCATTAAAGTCCTATGAAGAAGAATGGGCAAAGTATGGTTGTTCTATAATGGCAGATGGTTGGACTAATAAAAAACAAAAGACTTTGATTAATTTCTTGGTGAATTCGCCAAAGAGAACTGTTTTCATGGAATCTGTTGATGCTTCAGAGTACTCAAAAACTGGTGATAAGATGTATGACCTGCTTAATAGATTTGTAGAGCGTGTTGGAGAGGCTAATGTGGTTCAAGTTGTGATAGATAATGTTAGCAATTATGTGCTTGCAGGTAATTAA
- the LOC110632183 gene encoding uncharacterized protein LOC110632183, which yields MLLAIIFVLFLGKLLETKCPHLYWTPCAAHCLDLMLEDIGKIPKIHNTIKRAVTLNGYIYIRPGVVNMLWHFTGERELIRPVVTRFATAFLTLQRIHKHKANLRKMFTSEEWTKSKWAKELSGKKVYSIVMMPTFWTNIVYILKIFGSLVRVLRLVDGEKMPIMGYIYEAMDRAKEAIAKSFDENEEKYMTIFEIIDKRWESQLHRPLHAAGYYLNPEFFYSNEKINEDVEVVTGLYQVVARLIPSKEEEDKIIAQLPFYQNAEDIFGMDMAIRNRKKVSPATWWLTYGATTPNLRNFAVKVLSLTCSASGCERNWSIFEHIHSKKRNRLAQNRLNDLVFVKYIRSLKRRYDARDRIDPISLKDIDDSNEWLMGQMEEEMDRDKLVFEDDDLTWNVVAATTGAEENAYNTRLSKGKNVASTSQQKRKASSTRTSSLLEDEEENDDDEDVNLEDEYEEDNEDDEEDEEDFDISIDVD from the exons atgctACTTGCTATcatatttgttttgtttttaggGAAGTTGTTAGAAACAAAGTGTCCTCATTTGTATTGGACTCCTTGTGCTGCTCATTGCCTAGATTTGATGCTAGAAGATATTGGAAAAATTCCCAAAATTCATAACACAATTAAAAGGGCAGTGACATTGAATGGATATATTTACATTCGTCCAGGTGTGGTGAACATGTTGTGGCACTTTACTGGTGAAAGAGAGCTAATTAGGCCAGTTGTCACAAGATTTGCAACTGCTTTTCTCACCCTTCAACGTATACATAAGCACAAGGCGAATTTGAGAAAGATGTTTACCTCAGAGGAATGGACCAAAAGTAAGTGGGCAAAAGAACTGTCTGGTAAAAAAGTATACAGTATTGTCATGATGCCTACTTTTTGGACTAATATTGTTTATATCTTAAAGATATTTGGTTCATTAGTTCGTGTGCTTAGATTAGTTGATGGTGAGAAAATGCCTATAATGGGATATATTTATGAGGCGATGGATAGGGCTAAAGAAGCAATTGCAAAGTCATTtgatgaaaatgaagaaaaatatatGACAATTTTTGAGATTATTGATAAACGATGGGAAAGCCAACTCCATCGACCTTTGCACGCAGCTGGATATTATTTGAATCctgaatttttttattcaaatgaGAAAATTAATGAAGATGTTGAGGTTGTTACCGGTTTATACCAAGTTGTAGCAAGGTTGATTCCAAGCAAAGAAGAGGAAGACAAAATAATAGCACAATTACCTTTTTATCAAAATGCTGAAGATATCTTTGGGATGGATATGGCAATTAGGAATAGAAAGAAAGTATCTCCAG ctACATGGTGGCTAACTTATGGAGCAACAACTccaaatttgagaaattttgctGTTAAAGTGCTTAGCCTCACTTGTAGTGCATCTGGTTGTGAGCGTAATTGGAGCATCTTTGAGCAT ATTCACAGTAAAAAAAGAAATAGACTAGCTCAAAATCGCTTGAATGATTTGGTGTTTGTCAAGTACATTCGGTCATTAAAGCGTAGATATGATGCACGTGACCGCATTGACCCCATCTCATTGAAAGACATTGATGATAGTAATGAATGGTTGATGGGTCAAATGGAGGAAGAGATGGACAGAGATAAACTTGTTTTTGAAGATGATGATTTGACATGGAATGTGGTTGCTGCAACTACTGGAGCTGAAGAGAATGCTTACAACACTAGATTAAGCAAAGGGAAAAATGTTGCATCTACATCACAGCAAAAAAGAAAAGCATCATCCACTCGTACTTCTTCACTTCTTGAAGACGAGGAAGaaaatgatgatgatgaagatgttAATTTGGAAGATGAGTATGAGGAGGAtaatgaagatgatgaagaagatgaagaggattTTGATATTTCTATTGATGTGGATTGA